GCGGGCTGGGTGTGCTCTACGTGGTGCGGCAGCCACTGCTTACCTGGCTATTCGCGCCGCGCCTGGCCGCCGCCGCGCCGCTGCTGGCGCCGCAGCTGCTCGGCGACTGGGCCAAATTTTTGAGCTGGGTATTTCAGTATACGCTGCTGGTGCGCGCCCGCCCGCTGGCTTACCTCGCAATGCAGGCCGGCGGCGTAATGCTGTATACTTCGTTGCTGGTTAATATATTGCCCCGGCTTGGGCTGCCTGGCATGGTCATCACCCACGCCGTGCACTACAGCCTGATGCTCCTTATCAGCGCCGCGTGGTTTTATTTTGGCCAAGCCAGTGGAAGACAACAGTAGCCAGCCTGATATCCCGTTCGCCGGCGCGGCTAGGCCCCTCGTCGCCATTATTGCGCTGTGCCATAACCATGCGCCTTACCTGCGCGCGGCGCTAGACTCCATTCTGGCCCAGGACTATGCGCCCCTGGAAGTCTGGCTCGTAGACAATGCCAGCACCGACGGCAGCCCGGCCATGCTGCGCGAGTATGCCGCCGCGCACCCCGACTGGCACCTGCTGCTGCTGCCCGAAAACGTTGGTAATTGCCGGGCCTTCAACCAGGCTTTGGGGCAGAGCACCGGCGAGTTTGTGGTCGATTTTGCCACCGACGACGTGCTGCTGCCCCAGCGCCTGAGCCAGCAGGTAGCGCTGTTTCAGCGCCTGCCGCCCGACTACGGCATGGTGTACTCCAACTGCGAGCACATAACTGAGGCGGGCCAGTCGCTAGGCCTGCACCACCGCCCCGATGGGCGCGGCCAGCTGCGCCCGCGCCCGGCCAGCGGCTGGGTGTTTGAGCAGGTGCTGAGCCGCTATTTTATCAGCTCGCCCACTATGCTCATGCGCCGGGATACCCTGCGGGCGCTGGG
The genomic region above belongs to Hymenobacter sp. BRD128 and contains:
- a CDS encoding glycosyltransferase family A protein, which produces MEDNSSQPDIPFAGAARPLVAIIALCHNHAPYLRAALDSILAQDYAPLEVWLVDNASTDGSPAMLREYAAAHPDWHLLLLPENVGNCRAFNQALGQSTGEFVVDFATDDVLLPQRLSQQVALFQRLPPDYGMVYSNCEHITEAGQSLGLHHRPDGRGQLRPRPASGWVFEQVLSRYFISSPTMLMRRDTLRALGGYDATLSYEDFDFWVRASRDWRFQYQDVVTTRKRKHPRSMSAQATRTHDPYLDSTLAVCRKALALCRTPAEARALARRLRHELAHALRRRQWAAARQASQLLVDVVGRVVGLRGQA